CACGATGGCGACGCATGCCGGCGCGGCCGCGGCGGCATCCGCTCCGATCGCGGCCGCCGCGACCCGCGACGCCGATGCCCCTGCGGCGTCGCCGACCGTGACGACGACGATCGCCGAGCCGCTCTGGGCCGAGACATCCGATCTGCTCGACAGTCTGTACGCCCCCGTCGACGATCCGATCGAGGTGCGGCTGGCGCTCTCGAGCGACGAGCATGCCCGCCTGCGCGACCGCGCCGAGGCGCAGGGCATCTCACTCGAAGAGGCACTCCGCCGCCTGATCTGACGTTCTCGATGCTGCGCTGAGACGCGCCGCGTACACTCGCACCATGTCGAAGAAGAATGTCGCACGCACGGTCGGTCGGATCTTCCTCGGTTCCTTCCTCGTCTTCGCCGGCGTCTCGCATCTGACCTTCGCGCGGGACGAGTTCCAGGCGCAGGTGCCCGACTGGGTGCCGCTGGATCCCGACGTGACCGTTCTCGCCTCCGGCGTCGTGGAAGTCGGGCTCGGCGCGGCTCTGCTCGTCGCGCGCAAGCGCCGAGGGCTGGTCGGAGTCATCACGGCACTGTTCTTCCTCGCCGTCTTCCCCGGCAACATCGCCCAGTGGGTGGAGCACCGCGACGCCTTCGGGCTCGACACCGACACCAAGCGCTTCGTGCGCCTGTTCTTCCAGCCGGTGCTGATCGCCCTCGCCCTGTGGTCGACGCGGCGCCCACGCGCTCGGGGCGGCGATCGATCCGCTCCCTGACCGCGGAGCAGCGCGTCGGCGAGAGCCGCGCATCAGCGACACGGAAGACCGGTCGGTTCCCGAGGAACCGACCGGTCTTCCGTCGTTGTGGGCGGAGGACCGCGAGCATCCGCCCGCGAGGAGGGTCGTGGGCGTGTCGGCCGCGATACAGGTGAAAACAAGGGTGAATCAGGGCACCCGAACTATGGATCCGCTGAGAACCGGCCGCCCCGACATGTAACTTGCAGAAAACTCGCCACCGTCGCGTGGGGGTATTTCGTCGCAGTTCTCACACGGTCTCTTCACCCCGTGTGAATGGGAGAACCCACGTGTGAGCACCTGGGTGAGCAAAGGAAACCGATCACCATGGGTCGAACCCGTACTGATTCAACGCGCGGTCTTCTCCGCAGGTGGCGCGCGATCGCGATGGGCGCTTCGAGCTTGCTCGTGGGAGGGATGCTCGTCGCAGGAGGAGTTCTGACGGCACCGCCCGCCGTGGCAGCGGTGAACGATCCCATCTCCTGCGGCCAGGTGTATGCCCTCGACCAGAGCCCTGACGCCAACGGTCTGCACAACATCTACAGCATGAACACCGCGACCGGGGCCCTGACGCGCAACAACACCCTGACGTACGCCGGCACGCACAACGCTCTGGCGGTCGACGGCGAGGCCGGACTGTTCTGGCTGGCCACCCAGCAGCCAGGTCAATCGACCGCGTTCGTGACCAGTGTCACCGCGACGACCGGAGCGGTGGCGAACTACCCCGTCACCCTCACCGGTCTTCCCGCGACCAGCGGTGGCATCGTCATGGGCGCCTTCAACGCCGCCACCGACATCTACTACTACGGAGCCGTCGCCGATTCGACGCTCTACATCTACGGCTTCAACCGCGCCACCGACACCCCCATCGCCGGGATCGTCGCCAGAGTCCCCCTGGGCGCGGGGAACAACGGTGACTTCGCCTTCGACAACGCCGGGCGTCTGTACATCGTCAGCGCGGGCCTGCTGCTCTCGGTGAACGAGACGATCCCCACGACCGGAACGGCGACCGGCGCACTGCTCACCACGACGAGCATCGCCTCGCCTCCTGCCGGGTCGCTCGGTTCGATGGCGTTCGGCGGCGACGGGCTGCTGTACCTCGCAGGCATCCCCGACGGCGGCACCGACCGGGTTCGCTACGCGGTCAACCCCAGCACCGGAGCGACGATCAACACGATGACGATGACGCCGACGACGAACACCGTCGCCGACTTCGGCTCCTGCGCGTCTCCGAACGTGGTGCGCGTGGTGAAGGACCTCCCCGGTGGCCGTGTGGTCGCCGGCGACCAGTTCACCGTCTCGGTCACCGGCGGAGCCATCTCCCAGGGCAACACCGGCACGACGCAGGGCTCGGACTCGGGCGTCCAGGGCGCTCCCGCCGAGGTGGCGGGTCCGGTGATCGGTACGCCCGGTCAGACCTACACGATCACCGAGGCGGGCTCCAACGGCACGATCCTCGGCAACTACACCAGCACGTGGAGGTGCGTGGATTCCGTCAGCGGACGACAGCTCGCACAGGGGAGCGGATCGTCGGGAACGTTCGTCATGCCGAACAACGGCTTCGCGGGCTCCGATGTGCTCTGCACGTTCTCCAATGCGGCGACGCCACCTGATCTGGCGATCACGAAGAGTTCCGACGCGTCGGCGGATGCGCGGCCCGGCGACGTCGTCACCTACACGGTGACGGCGACGAACACCGGCACGGGCGCGTACACCGACGCGAACCCCGCTGTGGTGTTCGACGACCTGTCGAAGGTCATCGACGACGGCGCCTACGGCAACGACGCGGCCGCCAGCCGTCCGGGCGCACTGACCTACACCAGCCCCCTGCTGTCGTGGCGCGGTGCGCTCGGCGTCGGCGAGTCGGTGTCCCTGACCTACAGCGTGACGCTGGGCTCCTCCGGCGACGGCACTGTGCGCAACGTCGCCTGGCAGCCGAACGATCCGAACACCCCCGTCACCCCGGCGTGCGATCCCGCAGACGCTACCGGCAACGACCCGGTCACCGGTGAGGCGTGTGCCGCGGTGACGGTGCTGCTTCCGCGCCTGACCATCGAGAAGTCGGCGGACCGCACCGAGCTGCCCGCGGTCGGCGAGACGGTGCAGTACACGATCACGGTCCGGAACCCGGGCCCGGGTGCGTACACGGCCTCCGCCCCGGCGAGCGTCACCGACGACCTCTCCAACGTGCTCGATGCCGCGGACTACAACGGCGACGCCACAGCCTCGACGGGCGCGGTCACCGTGACGGACAGCACGCTGTCGTGGTCGGGAGCGCTGGCTGCGGGCGCCGAAGCCACCATCACGTATTCCGTGACCTATACCGGCGCGGGAGACATGAACCTCCGCAACCTGGCATGCGTCCCCGACGAGGATGTCGCTCCCGGAGCACCCGCGTGCGACGTCGTGCAGATCCCCGGATCGGGCCTCACCCAGTGGAAGCAGGTGCGGGCGTCGGCGACGCCGACCGTCGCCGGCACGGTCCTCACCTACACCCTCTTCTTCAAGAACGACGGAGCGGCTGCAGCGACGGTCGACGCCACCGATCACCTGATCCACGTGCTCGACGACGCGGACATCGCGAGCGAGCCGACCTCGGCGAACCTGACGGCTGTGCGCACCGGCGACGAGATCGCCATCACCGGGAGCGTGGCGCCCGGCGCGACGTACACCGTCACCTATCAGGTCGTCGTCCGCGCCGATGGGCAGCGCGGTGACAGCGTGGCCGCGAACTTCCTGCTGACGACCGGGGAGGACCCGCCCACCGACCCGGACTGCGACCCGGACGACACCCAGCTCCCGAACTGCACCAGCACCCCGATCACCGGCATCAGCTACACGAAGAGCGTCGCCGCGTCGGCGAGTCCTGTGCAGTCGGGGACGGAGCTCACGTACACCATCACGATCACCAACACCGGTGCGACGACGGCAGCGGTGAACCGAGACGACGATCTCAGCGGCGTGCTCGATGACGCGACCCTCGTGGGGAGCCCCGAGTCCGACACCGACTCGGTGACGCTCGACGGGCCGACCGAGGGCATCCTCGAGCTGCGCGGCACGCTGCCGCCAGGCGACACCGCCGAAGTCACCTACACGGTCGAGGTCAAGCCGTCGGGTGAGCGTGGCGACAACCGCTCGGACAACTTCCTGGTCCCCCCGGGAACGACCCCGCCGGCGGAGTGCGACCCCGCGACCGAGCAGTGCACGACGACACCGATCGGCGGATACACCGTGTCGAAGGCGGCGAGTGTCGCGACGGTCCTGCCCGGCGGCGTCGTGACGTACTCCGTCACGGTCACCAACACCGGCTCGGTGGCGTACACGGACGATGCCCCTGCGACCTTCTCCGATGATCTCTCCGCGGTTCTCGACGATGCCTCGTACAACGGCGACGTCTCCGCCGGAGGGACGGTCGCCGGCGAGACGCTGTCCTGGTCCGGTGCGCTCGACGTGGGCGCCATGGTCACGGTGACCTATTCGGTCACGGTGAACGACCCGACGACGGGCGACGACGCTCTGAAGAACCGGGTGACGCCGACCGGCCCCGGAGGCGAGTGCGATCCGGACGCGACATGCGTCACGGAGACGCCGGTGTCCTCGTTCACGGTCGCGAAGGCCGCATCGGCCGACACGGCGATGCCCGGTGCCGTCGTCACGTACACGATCACCGTCACGAACACCGGAGCGGTGGCCTACACCGACGCGGCGCCGGCATCGTTCACCGACGACCTCTCGGCGGTGCTCGATGACGCGACGTACAACGCCGACGCCTCTGCAGGTGCGGCACTCACCGAGACGACCCTGTCGTGGTCGGGCCCCCTCGGCGTCGGAGAGACGGTCGAGGTGACCTACTCGGTCACCGTGAACGACCCGATCACGGGCGACCAGAACCTCACCAACACCGTCGTCCCCGACGCACCCGGCGGATCCTGCGGCGAGGGCGATTGCGGAACCACCACGCCGGTCGCCTCGTTCACCGTCGACAAGACCTCCAGCGCCGCGACGGCGATGCCCGGTGACACCGTCACCTACACCGTCACCGTGACCAACACCAGTGCCGTGCCCTACACGGATGCCGATCCGGCGTCCTTCCGGGACGACCTCTCGGCGGTGCTCGACGATGCCTCGTACAACGACGATGCGACGAACGGAGCCACGCTGTCGGGCACGACCCTCACGTGGTCCGGCCCCCTCGCTGCGGGGGCGAGCATCGACATCACCTACTCGGTCACGGTCGACAAGCCTGTGACGGGCGACTTCGTGCTCCGCAACGTCGTCACCCCGACCGGACCCGGAGGGTCGTGCGCGACCGCCTGCGAGACGACGACGCCGATCGGCTCCCTCCGTGTGGAGAAGTCGACGGATGCCACCGCCGTCCTGCCCGGAGACGTCGTCGAGTACTCCATCACCGTCACCAACACCGGACAGGTGGACTACACCGACGCGCAGCCGGCATCGTTCACCGACGATCTGTCGCAGGTGCTCGACGACGCCGCTTACGACGGCAACGCGGTGAGCACCAGCGGGGCCGGGGTCTCGTACGACGAGCCGACCCTCACCTGGGCTGGTCCGCTCGCGGTCGGAGACACGGTCACCGTGACCTACTCGGTCACCGTGAACGACCCGGCGACAGGCGACCAGACGCT
The sequence above is a segment of the Microbacterium sp. Root553 genome. Coding sequences within it:
- a CDS encoding DoxX family protein; this encodes MSKKNVARTVGRIFLGSFLVFAGVSHLTFARDEFQAQVPDWVPLDPDVTVLASGVVEVGLGAALLVARKRRGLVGVITALFFLAVFPGNIAQWVEHRDAFGLDTDTKRFVRLFFQPVLIALALWSTRRPRARGGDRSAP
- a CDS encoding DUF7927 domain-containing protein — protein: MNDPISCGQVYALDQSPDANGLHNIYSMNTATGALTRNNTLTYAGTHNALAVDGEAGLFWLATQQPGQSTAFVTSVTATTGAVANYPVTLTGLPATSGGIVMGAFNAATDIYYYGAVADSTLYIYGFNRATDTPIAGIVARVPLGAGNNGDFAFDNAGRLYIVSAGLLLSVNETIPTTGTATGALLTTTSIASPPAGSLGSMAFGGDGLLYLAGIPDGGTDRVRYAVNPSTGATINTMTMTPTTNTVADFGSCASPNVVRVVKDLPGGRVVAGDQFTVSVTGGAISQGNTGTTQGSDSGVQGAPAEVAGPVIGTPGQTYTITEAGSNGTILGNYTSTWRCVDSVSGRQLAQGSGSSGTFVMPNNGFAGSDVLCTFSNAATPPDLAITKSSDASADARPGDVVTYTVTATNTGTGAYTDANPAVVFDDLSKVIDDGAYGNDAAASRPGALTYTSPLLSWRGALGVGESVSLTYSVTLGSSGDGTVRNVAWQPNDPNTPVTPACDPADATGNDPVTGEACAAVTVLLPRLTIEKSADRTELPAVGETVQYTITVRNPGPGAYTASAPASVTDDLSNVLDAADYNGDATASTGAVTVTDSTLSWSGALAAGAEATITYSVTYTGAGDMNLRNLACVPDEDVAPGAPACDVVQIPGSGLTQWKQVRASATPTVAGTVLTYTLFFKNDGAAAATVDATDHLIHVLDDADIASEPTSANLTAVRTGDEIAITGSVAPGATYTVTYQVVVRADGQRGDSVAANFLLTTGEDPPTDPDCDPDDTQLPNCTSTPITGISYTKSVAASASPVQSGTELTYTITITNTGATTAAVNRDDDLSGVLDDATLVGSPESDTDSVTLDGPTEGILELRGTLPPGDTAEVTYTVEVKPSGERGDNRSDNFLVPPGTTPPAECDPATEQCTTTPIGGYTVSKAASVATVLPGGVVTYSVTVTNTGSVAYTDDAPATFSDDLSAVLDDASYNGDVSAGGTVAGETLSWSGALDVGAMVTVTYSVTVNDPTTGDDALKNRVTPTGPGGECDPDATCVTETPVSSFTVAKAASADTAMPGAVVTYTITVTNTGAVAYTDAAPASFTDDLSAVLDDATYNADASAGAALTETTLSWSGPLGVGETVEVTYSVTVNDPITGDQNLTNTVVPDAPGGSCGEGDCGTTTPVASFTVDKTSSAATAMPGDTVTYTVTVTNTSAVPYTDADPASFRDDLSAVLDDASYNDDATNGATLSGTTLTWSGPLAAGASIDITYSVTVDKPVTGDFVLRNVVTPTGPGGSCATACETTTPIGSLRVEKSTDATAVLPGDVVEYSITVTNTGQVDYTDAQPASFTDDLSQVLDDAAYDGNAVSTSGAGVSYDEPTLTWAGPLAVGDTVTVTYSVTVNDPATGDQTLENAVVTPPGIGGNCEPGSTDPACIANVPSGSFTVSKSAQPDSALPGDVVTYTVTVTNTGEIPYTTEKPASFTDDLSRVLDDAAYNDDVSPGGAVSGTTLTWSGPLAVGEVREVTYSVTVDDPVTGDFTLRNVVAPSSPGGECVEGQCITDTPIASYTVVKQADVDDVPLGGTVDYSITVTNTGQVAYTDDTAASFADDLSEVLDDATYNGDATGGAMVDGDALNWSGPLAVGESVTITYSVTVNAPATGDGNLRNAVIPDGPGGGCATSDGCITDTPVAAYHVRKTASTAVAVVGDTVTFTIAVTNTGQVAYTTERPATFTDDLSSTLKIATFNDDATGSAVYTRPVLSWAGELAPGETATVTYSVTIRQVGEILNVVVTPDGSGANCIPGSSDPDCRTQTTIVPPGLATTGMALWMTAPVAGLVLLLIGYGLIRRRNGRRDDAEAMEPA